A window from Candidatus Omnitrophota bacterium encodes these proteins:
- a CDS encoding PIG-L family deacetylase, whose product MRNRKFLIFLLLLSLGGCTAVKKPDLNRWNSLSELGPFKKNERVLILAPHPDDEAIACAGVIQKALAAGAKVKVAYLTNGDHNELAFIVYEKRITVRQGEFIHMGQVRQKEAIKAMKSLGLSENDLVFLGYPDFGTFEIFCNYWRSQRPFRDRLTRISYVPYKNNPSYGAPYYGESILNDLVSQILDYKPDKIFVSHPADVNVDHKALYLFLQVALSDLETKILKPRVYPYLVHCLGWPKPSYYHPELELYPPHKFIGSKINWQRLDLSLKELDKKYQAILFYKSQTQSSAFYLLSFARKNELFGDYPFLELTPRARSKDKPVAYPDTLKTFGMTQPAQDSEESDAAEDRGLVSYAQENNNFILRVDTPKQLSSRFGVMLYIFGYAKNTAFARMPKIRIITAGKKFKVFSAEDKVVNSGVILNLGKNYLILRVPLKLLGEPDYLLTSLKVYHGNLSVNAIGYRKIKIK is encoded by the coding sequence ATGCGCAATAGAAAATTTTTGATTTTTTTGCTGCTCTTGTCGCTTGGCGGCTGTACTGCGGTTAAAAAACCGGATTTAAACCGCTGGAACAGCCTGTCGGAATTAGGGCCGTTTAAAAAAAATGAGCGGGTTTTAATTTTAGCTCCGCATCCCGATGATGAAGCAATTGCTTGCGCCGGGGTTATCCAAAAGGCGCTTGCAGCCGGAGCCAAGGTGAAAGTGGCTTACTTGACCAACGGTGATCATAATGAGCTGGCGTTTATCGTCTATGAAAAAAGAATAACCGTCCGCCAGGGTGAGTTTATCCACATGGGGCAGGTGCGCCAGAAAGAAGCAATTAAAGCGATGAAATCTTTAGGACTTTCTGAAAATGACCTTGTTTTTTTGGGATACCCTGATTTTGGCACCTTTGAAATCTTTTGCAATTATTGGCGCAGCCAGCGGCCGTTTCGTGATCGCCTGACCCGCATATCCTATGTTCCCTACAAAAACAATCCTTCTTACGGGGCGCCATATTACGGAGAAAGTATTTTAAACGACCTGGTCAGCCAGATTTTAGATTACAAACCGGATAAAATATTTGTTTCGCATCCAGCCGATGTTAACGTGGATCATAAAGCATTATATCTGTTTCTCCAGGTTGCTTTGAGCGATTTAGAGACTAAGATCCTTAAGCCTAGAGTTTATCCATATCTGGTGCATTGTCTGGGCTGGCCCAAGCCGAGTTATTATCATCCGGAACTAGAACTGTATCCGCCGCATAAATTCATCGGCTCCAAGATTAATTGGCAACGCTTGGATTTGAGTCTTAAGGAACTGGATAAAAAATATCAGGCAATCCTTTTTTATAAAAGCCAGACGCAATCCAGCGCTTTTTATTTATTATCTTTTGCCAGGAAAAATGAGCTCTTTGGTGATTATCCGTTTTTAGAGCTGACCCCAAGAGCAAGATCAAAAGATAAGCCCGTCGCTTATCCGGATACTCTAAAAACATTTGGAATGACGCAGCCCGCGCAAGATTCCGAAGAATCCGATGCGGCCGAAGATCGGGGGCTGGTGAGCTACGCGCAGGAAAATAATAATTTTATTCTCCGCGTAGATACGCCTAAACAGCTTAGCAGCAGGTTTGGGGTAATGCTTTATATCTTTGGATACGCCAAGAATACCGCCTTTGCCCGGATGCCTAAAATTCGGATTATTACTGCGGGTAAGAAATTCAAGGTATTCAGCGCCGAAGATAAAGTTGTCAATTCCGGGGTTATCTTGAATCTTGGTAAAAACTATTTAATTTTAAGAGTTCCGCTTAAACTTCTAGGGGAACCGGATTACCTGCTTACATCGCTTAAGGTTTACCATGGTAATCTATCCGTTAACGCTATAGGTTACCGTAAGATAAAGATTAAATAG
- a CDS encoding adenosine-specific kinase, with protein sequence MLELKIVKIDKPLDLNFILGQGHFIKIVEDLYEALVNSVPGIKFGLAFTEASGACKIRCEGNDPALKELACKNALELASGHSFIIFLKDAYPINVLNAIKNTPEVCNIYCATANPVEVIVAESQSGRGILGVIDGLSPKGAENDSDVAWRKDLLRKIGYKL encoded by the coding sequence ATGTTAGAGCTAAAGATAGTAAAAATAGATAAGCCTCTTGATCTGAATTTTATTCTCGGGCAGGGACATTTTATCAAAATAGTAGAGGACCTTTATGAAGCTTTAGTTAATAGCGTCCCGGGAATAAAATTCGGCTTGGCATTTACCGAAGCTTCCGGAGCATGTAAAATAAGGTGCGAAGGCAATGATCCTGCCCTTAAAGAGTTAGCTTGTAAAAATGCGCTGGAGCTTGCCAGCGGGCACAGCTTTATTATTTTCTTAAAAGATGCCTATCCGATCAATGTTTTAAATGCCATAAAAAATACCCCGGAAGTATGTAATATATATTGCGCCACTGCTAACCCTGTGGAAGTAATTGTCGCAGAGAGCCAAAGCGGCCGGGGGATATTGGGGGTAATTGACGGCCTAAGCCCTAAGGGTGCAGAGAATGATTCGGATGTCGCCTGGCGCAAGGATCTGCTGCGTAAAATTGGCTATAAACTATAG
- a CDS encoding lysophospholipid acyltransferase family protein, with product MDTKKVRKSAGRFAAWLGLNICSLIVRVIPAGCLYAFAKNIAVLAYFFAKKQKKIALDSLSIAFGREKSRREIEEIARNCFIYMAKSAVELMFLFDKPQALRELVEIQGRQNLDKALANGRGAILVSAHFGNFPLLLGRLALEGYKAGGIMRPMRDAKVEKIFLEKRDKFGVKTIYSQPRNECVNNTIAALRNNELVFIPIDQNFGTGGVFVNFFGEKAATATGPVIFAQRTKAALIPCFILRQPGDKHKIIFEAELELKEGKGSQDTVLINIQRLTDIIESYIRRYPAEWGWIHRRWKSKPS from the coding sequence ATGGATACTAAAAAAGTTCGTAAAAGCGCCGGCCGTTTTGCGGCATGGCTGGGATTAAATATATGTTCTTTGATTGTTAGGGTTATTCCTGCCGGCTGCCTCTATGCTTTTGCCAAAAACATTGCTGTTTTGGCTTATTTTTTTGCGAAAAAACAAAAAAAGATCGCTTTGGACAGCTTGAGCATTGCCTTTGGCAGGGAAAAATCCCGCCGGGAAATTGAAGAAATAGCCAGAAATTGTTTTATCTATATGGCTAAAAGCGCCGTTGAGCTGATGTTCCTTTTTGACAAGCCCCAGGCTTTAAGAGAACTGGTAGAAATTCAGGGCCGCCAAAATTTAGATAAAGCATTAGCTAACGGCCGCGGCGCGATTTTAGTCAGCGCGCATTTTGGTAATTTTCCGCTTCTTTTAGGAAGGCTGGCGCTGGAGGGATACAAAGCCGGCGGAATTATGCGGCCGATGCGCGATGCCAAAGTGGAGAAGATTTTTCTGGAGAAAAGGGACAAGTTTGGCGTGAAGACAATTTACAGCCAGCCGCGTAATGAATGCGTAAATAATACCATTGCCGCTTTGCGCAATAATGAATTGGTTTTTATCCCGATTGACCAGAATTTTGGGACCGGAGGGGTGTTCGTGAATTTTTTCGGAGAAAAAGCGGCAACGGCTACCGGCCCGGTAATTTTTGCGCAGAGGACAAAAGCTGCGCTTATTCCGTGTTTTATCCTCAGGCAGCCTGGTGATAAGCACAAGATAATTTTTGAAGCGGAATTGGAATTAAAAGAGGGCAAGGGCTCCCAGGATACCGTCTTGATAAATATTCAGAGGCTCACCGATATTATCGAGTCTTATATACGCAGATATCCTGCGGAGTGGGGTTGGATCCACCGCAGATGGAAGAGTAAGCCCAGTTAA
- a CDS encoding SLC13 family permease: MFLLAFSLGACASFSGMNAHQALSIGIFSASILGTLFFWDFRLSFAFIGTSVLLMTKTIDLEHVIEFSSLEVILFLVGMMVIIGLLKDSGVFTWIVSLILRIHKLTGRKFTLFIALISFLLACAVSEVISIIFIVAAILEVCDYFEADPVPFIIISVLSTNIGSAATVLGNPIGILIASKSGLTFEDFIIKAFPLAIICLLAAIFISLFWYRKSIKFLNEQMKKLGANEILIRLISVPAEKSLKISLWIFGVMLIFISLHHRLEIAWGLPPNTVLLVVPLVASGAVMIWKHQRARKFIEKDVEWWTLLFFLLLFVQAGTLKYTGATVFIAKHMLEATGNNLNFLISSMLWVSTIGSSILDNVVLVAAFIPVVQGFQSLNMNLQPLWWALLFGGCLGGNITLVGSTANIVAIGIVEKEKRIKISFLTWFWIGLLVGLATTLIVMAALVFLPFYR, encoded by the coding sequence TTGTTTCTGTTAGCCTTCTCCCTCGGCGCCTGCGCCAGTTTTTCCGGGATGAACGCGCATCAGGCTCTTTCCATAGGCATATTCTCCGCCTCAATATTAGGCACTCTTTTCTTCTGGGATTTCCGCCTCAGTTTTGCTTTTATCGGCACATCCGTATTGTTGATGACCAAGACCATCGATTTGGAGCATGTTATCGAATTCTCATCGCTTGAGGTCATCCTTTTTCTGGTGGGGATGATGGTGATTATCGGGTTGCTTAAAGACTCCGGAGTTTTCACCTGGATCGTCAGCCTTATCTTACGCATACATAAATTGACCGGTAGGAAATTCACCCTTTTTATCGCCCTCATTTCGTTTTTGCTTGCCTGCGCGGTATCCGAAGTAATCTCCATTATTTTCATCGTCGCGGCTATTCTGGAGGTCTGCGATTATTTTGAGGCTGATCCTGTCCCGTTTATTATAATCTCCGTTTTGTCTACCAATATTGGTTCGGCGGCAACGGTTTTAGGGAATCCTATCGGTATCCTGATTGCTTCTAAGTCCGGCTTGACATTTGAAGATTTTATCATCAAGGCTTTTCCGCTGGCCATAATTTGTTTACTGGCTGCTATTTTCATTTCCCTGTTTTGGTACAGAAAATCCATCAAATTTCTTAACGAGCAGATGAAAAAATTAGGGGCTAATGAGATATTAATCCGGCTGATTTCCGTACCTGCGGAGAAAAGCCTAAAGATAAGTTTGTGGATATTTGGGGTAATGCTTATTTTTATATCCCTGCACCATCGTCTGGAGATAGCCTGGGGCCTGCCGCCAAATACTGTTTTGTTGGTTGTGCCTTTGGTTGCCAGCGGCGCCGTAATGATCTGGAAGCATCAACGGGCCAGGAAGTTCATTGAAAAAGACGTGGAATGGTGGACCTTGCTTTTTTTCCTGCTCTTATTCGTGCAGGCAGGGACATTAAAGTATACCGGGGCGACTGTCTTTATCGCCAAGCATATGCTGGAGGCAACCGGGAATAATTTGAACTTTTTAATTTCTTCCATGCTTTGGGTAAGCACAATCGGCTCAAGCATCCTGGATAACGTGGTTTTGGTGGCAGCTTTTATCCCGGTGGTGCAGGGGTTCCAAAGTTTGAATATGAACCTACAGCCGTTATGGTGGGCTTTACTTTTTGGCGGCTGCCTGGGGGGCAATATTACTCTTGTCGGCTCTACCGCAAATATCGTGGCCATCGGTATTGTTGAAAAGGAAAAACGGATCAAGATAAGTTTCCTTACCTGGTTTTGGATTGGACTGTTGGTGGGTCTGGCCACCACTTTGATTGTTATGGCAGCGCTGGTCTTTTTGCCATTTTATAGATAG
- a CDS encoding HAD family hydrolase codes for MQNIKLIIFDLDGTLVDAYAAINSSFNYVLARLGLKPQRADTIRRSVGWGDLNLLKPYVPERDLKRALGLYRKHHKHSLLKQAHLYPYAGSLLRQLKAEGYKLAVASNRPTEFSLILLRHLRLIDLFDYVLCADKLKYGKPNPEILNKIIKRFPFKKSQVLYVGDMAIDAQAGRRAKVKTIIVTGGSSSNLEIKREKPFRVIPSIGKVAGILKRSIH; via the coding sequence ATGCAAAATATAAAACTGATTATTTTTGACTTAGACGGCACCCTGGTGGATGCTTATGCGGCGATAAACAGCAGCTTTAATTATGTGCTGGCCAGATTGGGATTAAAACCGCAAAGAGCAGATACCATCCGGCGCTCTGTGGGCTGGGGGGACCTGAATTTACTTAAACCGTATGTTCCAGAGAGGGATTTAAAGCGGGCTTTGGGCCTATACCGTAAACACCATAAACATAGCCTGCTTAAGCAGGCGCATCTTTATCCTTATGCCGGGTCTCTTTTGCGCCAGCTTAAAGCAGAAGGCTATAAATTGGCAGTAGCCAGTAATCGGCCGACCGAATTTTCCCTTATTTTGTTAAGGCATCTGCGGCTGATAGATTTATTTGATTATGTGCTTTGTGCCGATAAATTAAAATACGGCAAGCCTAATCCGGAAATATTAAATAAAATAATTAAGCGTTTTCCTTTTAAAAAATCACAGGTTTTATATGTAGGAGATATGGCCATTGATGCGCAGGCGGGCCGGCGCGCCAAGGTTAAGACAATAATCGTTACTGGTGGTTCCAGCAGTAACCTTGAGATCAAGAGAGAGAAGCCATTCAGAGTCATTCCTTCAATTGGCAAGGTTGCCGGGATATTAAAACGCAGTATTCATTAG
- a CDS encoding CsgG/HfaB family protein — MKKSLQLLGCAVTLLFLAGCFSTKAHSVLDKSLMGQPLSPYTGAHAKIALNDFELKTSGIDAQAGLALKEYLISILNTTKRFVVVVPQEADLIITVGVIEFIPESSGGKSGLAGGGSSASSFMGGLLGEVLNKANMQLSLRIIDRVSSTVLSSRDIQSQAVENPGKKTKTPRDKVFKAGLSEYAGKPMGKVIHDCLIEAGRYIAQNVPLSYYNTPR, encoded by the coding sequence ATGAAGAAAAGTTTGCAATTACTTGGATGCGCGGTTACGTTGTTATTTCTGGCAGGGTGTTTTTCAACCAAGGCGCATTCTGTATTAGATAAGTCTTTGATGGGCCAGCCTCTTAGCCCATACACCGGAGCCCACGCTAAAATCGCACTTAACGATTTTGAATTAAAAACCTCCGGGATAGACGCGCAGGCCGGTTTGGCTCTGAAAGAATATTTAATCAGTATTTTAAATACTACCAAGCGTTTTGTGGTCGTTGTCCCGCAAGAGGCGGATTTAATCATCACCGTTGGAGTTATTGAGTTTATACCGGAGAGCTCAGGCGGAAAATCCGGTTTAGCCGGAGGTGGAAGCAGCGCCAGTAGTTTTATGGGAGGCCTGTTGGGGGAGGTTTTAAACAAAGCAAATATGCAATTGAGTTTGCGCATTATTGACCGGGTCAGTTCAACGGTGCTAAGCAGCCGGGACATCCAGAGCCAGGCGGTGGAAAATCCCGGGAAGAAAACAAAAACTCCCCGCGATAAGGTTTTTAAGGCAGGTTTAAGCGAATATGCCGGTAAGCCTATGGGTAAGGTTATCCATGATTGCTTGATTGAGGCAGGCCGTTATATCGCCCAAAACGTACCATTAAGTTATTATAACACCCCGCGCTAA
- a CDS encoding ZIP family metal transporter translates to MVLFWILASTSLVSLISLVGILTLALKDNLLHKIIFCLIGFSAGALIGSAFLHILPEAIQTSSSIFVFYCLILGIILFFLMERYLHWRHCHDKDCHIHAFTYLNLFGEAFHNFIDGIAIAASFIISIKLGVATTLAIIFHEIPKELGNFGVLIYGGFSRKRALLYNFISALMAILGAVTGYFISDFAHGFSHFIMPLTAGGFIYIAMSDLIPEVHKENNQRQATLAFISFLLGIVFMAIAKTFLSD, encoded by the coding sequence ATGGTCTTATTCTGGATCTTAGCCAGCACGTCCTTAGTCAGCCTTATATCCTTAGTGGGGATTCTTACCCTGGCGCTAAAGGATAATTTGCTGCATAAGATTATTTTCTGCCTGATTGGTTTTTCCGCCGGAGCCCTCATCGGCAGCGCCTTTTTGCACATCCTTCCGGAAGCAATTCAAACATCAAGCAGCATATTTGTTTTTTACTGCCTCATTTTGGGGATAATTTTATTTTTCCTGATGGAAAGATACCTCCATTGGAGGCATTGCCATGATAAAGATTGCCATATCCACGCTTTTACCTACCTGAACCTTTTTGGAGAGGCGTTCCATAATTTTATCGACGGTATTGCCATCGCCGCGAGTTTCATTATTTCGATTAAATTGGGGGTGGCAACCACCCTGGCCATTATTTTTCATGAGATCCCCAAGGAATTGGGTAATTTCGGCGTGCTTATTTACGGAGGTTTTAGCCGCAAGCGGGCTTTGCTTTATAATTTTATCTCGGCGCTCATGGCAATATTAGGAGCGGTAACGGGTTATTTTATTTCTGATTTTGCGCATGGTTTCTCCCATTTTATTATGCCTTTGACTGCGGGCGGTTTTATTTATATTGCCATGTCGGATCTTATTCCGGAGGTGCATAAGGAGAACAATCAAAGGCAGGCTACTTTGGCGTTCATCTCTTTTTTACTGGGTATCGTATTTATGGCAATTGCGAAAACTTTCCTGTCAGACTAG
- a CDS encoding tRNA 4-thiouridine(8) synthase ThiI — protein sequence MKIKALALVSGGLDSLLAAKLIQDQGLEVIGIHFKIPFCKLNIRKVFPDIGIEIIEVDLSQEFLKLIEEPRYGFGANMNPCIDCKILMFSKAKELMSGLGAKFIITGEVLGQRPMSQNKQALKLIKLQSGLDDLLLRPLSAQFFPPSLAEKEGWVKREKLLNFNGRRRSAQMQLAKNLGFLKYSTPAGGCLLTDPCFCRRLGELLAHKELDLDNLALLKVGRHFRIGNNARLVVGRDEDENNLLMRLAKPGDYLFGPQKDLAGPTSLARGLITPDLTFLASEITSAYTDAVDLKEIAVLYRQVPIAKDDIHKTVCLPKSRFAHLLI from the coding sequence GTGAAAATAAAAGCATTAGCTTTGGTTTCCGGAGGTTTGGACAGCCTCCTGGCGGCAAAGCTCATTCAGGACCAGGGTTTGGAGGTTATCGGGATACATTTTAAAATCCCTTTTTGCAAATTAAACATAAGAAAGGTTTTTCCCGATATTGGCATAGAAATAATCGAAGTTGACTTAAGCCAAGAGTTTCTTAAGCTCATTGAAGAACCGCGTTATGGCTTTGGCGCGAACATGAACCCTTGTATCGATTGTAAGATCCTTATGTTCAGCAAAGCCAAAGAGCTGATGAGCGGGCTGGGAGCCAAATTCATCATTACCGGCGAAGTGCTTGGGCAGCGCCCGATGTCCCAGAATAAACAGGCCTTGAAGTTGATTAAGCTGCAAAGCGGGCTTGATGATTTATTGCTGCGCCCGCTATCGGCGCAGTTTTTTCCGCCAAGCTTAGCGGAAAAAGAAGGTTGGGTCAAAAGAGAAAAGCTTCTTAATTTTAACGGCCGCCGGCGCAGCGCGCAGATGCAATTGGCTAAAAATTTGGGGTTTCTAAAATATTCAACACCTGCCGGAGGATGTTTATTGACTGATCCTTGTTTTTGCCGAAGGCTGGGAGAACTTCTTGCGCATAAAGAATTGGACCTGGATAACCTGGCGCTTTTAAAGGTGGGCAGGCATTTTCGTATAGGGAATAATGCCCGGCTTGTTGTCGGCAGAGATGAAGATGAAAATAACCTGCTTATGCGCTTAGCCAAGCCGGGTGATTATTTATTCGGCCCGCAAAAGGATTTAGCCGGGCCTACTTCATTAGCCCGGGGCTTAATTACTCCGGATTTAACTTTTTTAGCTTCAGAGATAACTTCTGCTTATACTGATGCTGTTGATTTAAAAGAAATAGCGGTGCTTTATCGCCAGGTTCCTATAGCCAAAGATGATATACATAAGACAGTTTGTCTGCCCAAAAGCAGGTTTGCGCATTTATTAATATGA
- the amrS gene encoding AmmeMemoRadiSam system radical SAM enzyme, whose product MKEALLYTRLDGLSVHCQLCAHSCKIPEGKFGFCGVRQNIEGILYSHNYGKLVAVNVDPVEKKPLYHFLPGTTTFSIASAGCNFRCGFCQNWQISQLGPRSLTLTGTALDKRLNVLDFLKQYPGEDFSADKVVKLAKQNNCKSIAYTYTEPTIYFEFALEAAILAKKAGLANIFVTNGYMSLQAISLLKPYLDAANVDLKFYKESSYQKICAAKLAPVLDSIRRLHAAGVWVEITTLVIPGENDSPEELSGIAKFIAGISKDIPWHISAFHADYKFISYPNTPEHALKLAYDLGKNCGLGYVYAGNVYGWGQDTSCGRCQRVLIKREGFDITASHLTGNKCVFCQAALPGVFSPGLV is encoded by the coding sequence ATGAAAGAAGCTTTGCTTTATACCCGGTTAGACGGCCTAAGCGTGCATTGTCAGCTCTGCGCGCATAGCTGTAAAATCCCGGAAGGTAAATTTGGTTTTTGCGGAGTAAGGCAGAATATCGAGGGGATCCTTTATTCGCATAATTATGGCAAGCTGGTAGCGGTAAATGTAGATCCGGTTGAGAAAAAACCGCTGTACCATTTTCTTCCCGGCACAACAACTTTTTCTATTGCCAGCGCCGGGTGTAATTTCCGTTGCGGCTTTTGCCAGAATTGGCAGATTTCCCAGCTTGGTCCCCGTTCGCTTACGCTTACAGGGACTGCGCTGGATAAAAGATTAAATGTGCTTGATTTTCTTAAGCAGTATCCGGGAGAAGATTTTAGCGCCGATAAGGTTGTAAAACTGGCTAAGCAGAATAATTGTAAAAGCATAGCTTATACTTATACCGAGCCAACGATTTATTTTGAGTTTGCTTTAGAGGCAGCGATATTGGCTAAAAAAGCGGGGCTGGCGAATATATTTGTTACTAATGGTTATATGAGCCTTCAGGCAATTTCTTTGCTCAAGCCTTATTTAGACGCCGCTAATGTGGATTTAAAGTTTTACAAGGAAAGCTCTTACCAGAAGATTTGCGCCGCAAAACTTGCGCCGGTTTTAGATTCTATCCGGCGCTTACATGCTGCCGGAGTCTGGGTTGAGATTACGACTTTGGTGATCCCCGGTGAAAATGATTCTCCGGAAGAATTATCCGGGATCGCGAAATTTATCGCTGGAATAAGTAAGGATATCCCCTGGCATATTTCTGCTTTTCATGCGGATTATAAGTTTATTTCTTATCCCAACACCCCTGAACACGCCCTTAAACTGGCCTATGATTTGGGTAAAAACTGCGGGTTAGGTTATGTATATGCCGGAAATGTCTATGGTTGGGGCCAGGATACCTCTTGTGGTCGATGCCAAAGAGTCCTTATTAAGAGAGAAGGGTTTGATATAACCGCATCCCATCTTACAGGGAATAAATGCGTATTTTGCCAGGCAGCCTTGCCTGGAGTATTCTCGCCCGGGTTGGTTTAG